From one Verrucomicrobiia bacterium genomic stretch:
- a CDS encoding glucose 1-dehydrogenase, with protein sequence MGRVDGKVAVVTGGSLGIGRAACLLLARQGAAVAVTDVLDSEGRALVEEIKRSKGKAQFWHLDVSKESEVEKVFADVVKTFGKIDILVNNAGIAGVSKPTHEITEGEWDRVQAVNVKGAFFCTKHAVPFLQKAGGGSIINLSSIYGIISAADVPPYHASKGALRSMTKTDALFYAKDKIRVNSIHPGFIWTPMVEKYLQSTGNVEEGRKMIDSLHPLGHIGEPDDIAFGILYLASEESKFVTGSELVIDGGYTAR encoded by the coding sequence GTGGGACGCGTGGATGGAAAGGTAGCCGTTGTCACCGGCGGTTCGTTGGGAATCGGCCGGGCGGCCTGTTTGCTTCTGGCCCGGCAGGGAGCGGCGGTGGCCGTTACAGATGTTTTGGACAGCGAAGGCCGGGCGCTGGTGGAGGAAATCAAACGCTCCAAGGGGAAGGCCCAATTCTGGCATCTGGACGTTTCGAAGGAATCCGAGGTTGAAAAAGTTTTTGCTGATGTTGTCAAAACTTTTGGAAAGATCGACATTCTGGTCAACAACGCCGGCATCGCCGGGGTCAGCAAGCCGACCCACGAAATCACGGAAGGGGAGTGGGATCGCGTGCAGGCGGTCAACGTGAAAGGAGCGTTTTTTTGCACCAAGCACGCGGTCCCGTTCCTGCAAAAAGCGGGGGGCGGCAGCATCATCAATCTCTCCTCCATTTACGGTATCATCAGCGCCGCGGACGTTCCCCCGTACCACGCCTCCAAAGGGGCTTTGCGCTCCATGACCAAAACGGACGCTTTGTTTTACGCCAAGGATAAAATCCGTGTCAACTCCATCCACCCCGGTTTCATCTGGACGCCGATGGTGGAAAAATACCTGCAATCGACCGGCAACGTGGAGGAAGGGCGGAAAATGATTGATTCGTTGCATCCGCTCGGCCACATCGGCGAGCCGGACGACATTGCTTTCGGGATTCTCTATCTGGCCTCCGAGGAATCCAAATTCGTCACTGGTAGCGAGCTGGTGATAGATGGGGGATACACGGCCCGATGA
- a CDS encoding DmsE family decaheme c-type cytochrome, with the protein MTKLKWFSSGFFALAAVAFVAWGLSASDPKEVKGEYVGSEKCMECHAEEIAADYQHTVHFGVEQNAQTELEKNMCEACHGPGSAHIEEPEDKGRHWTFKKEDGESSEDWNAVCLQCHEKGAQTHFTGSMHEGRGVACVDCHTVMKNVSPENQLAKPTAPEVCFECHKMKKMQFQKSSHMPLMEGKLACVDCHNPHGSPNPAMLIENSPNENCLKCHTEKAGPMLWEHPPVRENCLSCHNPHGSNHDNLLVVKRPRLCQRCHIESRHPTTPYSESRLHAIDRGCVNCHSQIHGSNHPSGMMFLR; encoded by the coding sequence ATGACAAAATTGAAATGGTTTTCTTCCGGCTTTTTTGCGCTGGCCGCCGTGGCGTTCGTCGCCTGGGGGCTTTCCGCCTCCGACCCCAAGGAGGTAAAGGGGGAATACGTCGGCAGCGAAAAATGCATGGAATGCCATGCGGAAGAGATAGCGGCCGACTACCAGCATACCGTTCACTTCGGCGTGGAGCAAAACGCCCAGACGGAGTTGGAAAAAAACATGTGCGAGGCCTGCCACGGCCCCGGCTCGGCCCACATCGAAGAGCCGGAGGACAAGGGCCGCCACTGGACCTTTAAAAAGGAGGATGGCGAGAGTTCCGAGGACTGGAACGCCGTCTGTCTGCAGTGTCACGAAAAGGGAGCACAGACCCATTTCACCGGCTCGATGCACGAGGGGCGCGGGGTGGCCTGCGTGGACTGCCACACGGTGATGAAAAACGTATCCCCGGAAAACCAGCTGGCCAAGCCGACCGCGCCGGAGGTCTGCTTTGAATGCCATAAAATGAAAAAAATGCAGTTCCAAAAATCCTCCCACATGCCCCTGATGGAGGGGAAGCTGGCCTGCGTGGACTGCCACAACCCGCACGGTTCCCCCAACCCGGCGATGCTGATTGAAAATTCGCCGAACGAAAACTGTTTAAAATGCCATACGGAAAAAGCGGGGCCGATGCTCTGGGAGCATCCGCCGGTGCGGGAAAACTGCCTTTCCTGCCACAACCCGCACGGCTCGAACCACGACAACCTGCTCGTGGTCAAGCGTCCGCGGCTCTGCCAGCGCTGCCATATCGAGTCGCGGCATCCCACCACGCCATATTCGGAGTCCCGGCTGCACGCCATTGACCGGGGCTGTGTAAACTGCCATTCGCAAATTCACGGCTCAAACCATCCCTCCGGGATGATGTTTCTGCGATAG
- a CDS encoding MtrB/PioB family decaheme-associated outer membrane protein, whose product MKKLILTILTAGWAAFTFAQEGTTTAGSGAYQTSGYFEGGFWQVLKNPGSAKFQEYRRVEEHMLLNRFGFDLTKGKYYLNVSARELGKTDQGAKASFGLVRKWKNEVTWSQTPHLYSTSTRQFYLNAGGGVFTLPDSVKAALSTGSTAAVTAKLQSYLSGAQPFDLAARRNTGGAVSEWKPRSDVTVKAGYINERKQGGKQFGTAIQFNAVELPEPINYETHRFSASAELARKNYSAALEYSGRIFNNKTETLIRDNAFRARPDSVGAPRRIRMALYPDNTAHNFTFTGTYNLPYKTRSVAVVSYGIAKQNEDFLPHTINSAISDTGLVIRRREDGTIVTSLEGEFKTFVFNYQISSRPMEKLTLKGKARFYEFANETPELLFTSYVGYDASLSTRGRASLPYEYIKRSGGVEAGYEIIPQARASVGYLREGISRNHREVEASNEDIYTGTLDLRPANWVTVRSSYVHSERKSDTAKYHPHFFEESFPEGEAVVNVAMSLDELRRFDVYNRRRDKVELTSRLSPIDKVDVGLNVSFAQDDYAAAYGLQKFWNLGWGVDFAYTPVPRLTLFGDVGQDNNRGETESRYRPVYSNVGYDSLNNDWSGALRDKFENYGFGFSADVWPKKLTWGGNYGFSYSKSELISTFVPGGNPSGDAVSFPSVYYKLHRLGSQLSYRITSQTALKFDYWYEKYIQTDWAIDPVEPFTNVTGATRSIFLGAQVPDYEAHVMALKLSYAF is encoded by the coding sequence ATGAAAAAGCTCATTCTGACCATACTGACGGCCGGCTGGGCGGCCTTCACTTTCGCCCAGGAAGGAACCACGACGGCGGGAAGCGGGGCCTACCAAACCTCCGGCTACTTTGAAGGTGGTTTCTGGCAGGTATTGAAAAACCCCGGCTCGGCCAAGTTTCAGGAATACCGGCGGGTAGAGGAGCATATGCTCTTGAACCGTTTCGGCTTCGATTTGACGAAAGGGAAATACTATCTCAATGTTTCTGCGCGCGAGCTGGGAAAAACCGACCAGGGAGCCAAGGCGAGCTTCGGCTTGGTACGCAAATGGAAAAACGAGGTCACCTGGTCGCAGACCCCGCACCTTTATTCCACTTCCACCAGGCAGTTTTACCTGAATGCGGGGGGAGGGGTTTTCACGCTCCCCGACAGCGTCAAGGCCGCCTTGTCAACGGGCAGCACCGCGGCGGTCACCGCCAAGCTGCAAAGCTACCTTTCCGGAGCGCAGCCCTTCGATTTGGCGGCCCGGCGCAACACGGGTGGAGCCGTCTCCGAGTGGAAACCCCGGTCGGACGTAACCGTGAAAGCCGGTTACATCAATGAACGAAAACAGGGGGGAAAGCAGTTCGGCACGGCCATCCAATTCAATGCGGTGGAACTGCCGGAGCCGATCAATTATGAAACCCACCGTTTTTCCGCCTCCGCCGAGCTGGCCCGCAAGAACTATTCGGCCGCCCTGGAATATTCCGGGCGGATTTTCAACAACAAAACCGAAACCTTGATTCGGGACAATGCCTTCCGGGCCAGACCCGATTCGGTTGGCGCCCCCCGACGGATACGGATGGCCCTTTATCCGGACAACACGGCCCACAACTTCACCTTCACGGGCACCTACAATCTCCCGTATAAAACCCGCAGCGTGGCGGTCGTAAGCTACGGTATCGCCAAGCAAAACGAAGATTTTTTGCCGCACACCATCAATTCCGCCATCTCCGACACCGGCTTGGTCATCCGCCGGCGGGAGGACGGCACGATTGTCACCAGCTTGGAAGGGGAATTCAAGACCTTTGTGTTCAATTACCAGATTTCCTCCCGGCCGATGGAAAAACTGACGTTAAAGGGGAAGGCCCGTTTCTATGAATTCGCCAACGAAACTCCCGAGCTCTTGTTCACCAGCTATGTGGGTTACGACGCCAGTTTGAGCACCCGCGGACGGGCCAGCCTGCCGTACGAATACATCAAAAGAAGCGGCGGCGTGGAGGCCGGCTATGAAATCATCCCGCAGGCCCGCGCATCGGTCGGTTACCTGCGCGAAGGAATCAGCCGCAACCACCGGGAAGTAGAGGCCTCCAACGAGGATATCTACACCGGCACTTTGGACCTGCGCCCCGCCAACTGGGTCACCGTACGCAGTTCCTACGTTCATTCGGAAAGGAAGTCGGACACCGCCAAATACCATCCCCATTTCTTCGAGGAATCGTTTCCCGAAGGGGAGGCGGTTGTCAACGTGGCAATGTCCTTGGACGAACTGCGCCGCTTCGACGTGTATAACCGGCGGCGGGATAAAGTGGAGTTGACCAGCCGGCTTTCCCCCATCGACAAAGTGGACGTCGGCTTAAACGTCAGCTTCGCCCAGGATGATTATGCTGCCGCCTACGGCTTGCAGAAGTTCTGGAATCTGGGTTGGGGGGTCGATTTTGCCTATACTCCGGTCCCCCGACTAACCCTTTTCGGCGACGTCGGACAGGATAACAACCGCGGGGAGACGGAATCCCGCTACCGCCCGGTTTATTCCAACGTAGGGTACGACTCGCTCAACAACGACTGGAGCGGCGCTCTGCGGGACAAGTTTGAAAACTACGGCTTCGGTTTTTCGGCCGACGTCTGGCCCAAAAAGCTGACGTGGGGCGGAAATTACGGTTTTTCTTACAGCAAAAGCGAGTTGATTTCCACCTTTGTCCCAGGCGGGAATCCAAGCGGCGATGCGGTGAGCTTCCCCAGCGTTTATTACAAGCTTCACCGCCTCGGTTCGCAGCTTTCTTACCGTATCACCAGTCAAACGGCCCTTAAATTTGACTACTGGTACGAAAAGTATATCCAGACCGACTGGGCCATCGACCCGGTAGAGCCCTTCACGAATGTCACCGGCGCCACCCGCTCCATTTTTCTGGGCGCCCAGGTTCCGGACTACGAAGCCCACGTTATGGCCTTGAAATTGAGTTACGCGTTTTAG
- a CDS encoding cytochrome c, with translation MKNKRIIVAVAGLALLAAGVWAQEGKTVSSGKEVYTKKCASCHGKQGEGVAKMATMLKATIRNWGEVAATADTLAAWKKITTDGKGKMPAFKAKLSAAEMDSVLAYVKSLTKPGKPAKSEGAEGSAKADSAKGAK, from the coding sequence ATGAAAAATAAAAGAATCATCGTCGCCGTTGCCGGCTTGGCGCTTTTGGCGGCCGGAGTTTGGGCGCAGGAGGGCAAGACCGTTTCCTCCGGCAAGGAGGTGTACACCAAGAAATGCGCCTCCTGCCACGGCAAGCAGGGGGAAGGAGTGGCCAAAATGGCCACGATGTTGAAAGCCACCATCCGCAACTGGGGTGAAGTGGCGGCAACTGCCGATACTTTGGCGGCCTGGAAAAAAATCACCACGGACGGAAAAGGGAAAATGCCCGCCTTCAAGGCAAAGCTTTCCGCTGCGGAGATGGACTCGGTGCTGGCATACGTGAAAAGTTTGACCAAGCCCGGCAAGCCGGCCAAGTCCGAGGGTGCCGAAGGAAGTGCCAAAGCGGACAGCGCCAAAGGGGCCAAATAA
- a CDS encoding Rieske (2Fe-2S) protein, translating to MLDKQNRREFLNFFLGGGFLALLGAVFYPVLRFVMPPAKSEAFGGSVTAAKTGELPPNSGKIFPLGDSPGILVHTAEGEYKAFSAVCTHLSCTVQYRSDLGHIWCACHNGHYDLTGKNVAGPPPRPLTEYPVTLSGDNVIVSPSRGA from the coding sequence ATGTTGGACAAACAGAACCGCCGGGAGTTTTTGAACTTTTTTCTCGGAGGGGGTTTTCTGGCCCTCCTCGGGGCCGTTTTTTATCCGGTTTTGCGCTTCGTGATGCCGCCGGCCAAGTCGGAAGCGTTCGGCGGCTCGGTGACGGCGGCCAAAACGGGGGAACTCCCCCCCAACTCCGGCAAGATTTTTCCCCTTGGCGACAGCCCGGGGATTCTGGTGCACACCGCCGAAGGGGAGTATAAGGCCTTCTCGGCCGTCTGCACCCATCTTTCCTGCACCGTGCAGTACCGCTCCGATTTGGGCCACATCTGGTGCGCCTGTCACAACGGCCACTATGATTTGACCGGCAAAAACGTCGCCGGCCCGCCCCCCCGTCCGCTCACCGAATATCCGGTCACCCTATCGGGCGACAACGTAATCGTCAGCCCCAGCCGCGGGGCGTAG
- a CDS encoding cytochrome bc complex cytochrome b subunit, which translates to MRLFPALYSWVGERVDLAPLIYLIKKKTVPDHKHSLWYYTGGMTLFFFAIQIATGILLLLYYRPSAEAAYESVQFIMTEVKFGWLIRSLHSWSANLLIGALFVHMFSVFFMKAYRKPRELTWFSGSFLLFLCLAFGFSGYLLPWNKLAYFATKVGTDIAGQIPILGHSVLVFLRGGEEVSGATLTRFFGFHVAILPAAATFLLLLHLILVQLQGMSVPPALENNPNKKSIPFFPHFLLRDLLGWLLALLLLVVLASIFPWELGEKADPLAPAPAGIKPEWYFVFMFQTLKFLPAEILFIPGELVGIAAFTVGGILLLFVPLLDKNPAGRSGRWISRIGWGVVVYMVVFTILGYLWPATK; encoded by the coding sequence ATGCGGCTTTTCCCCGCCCTCTATTCATGGGTCGGCGAGCGGGTCGATCTGGCGCCGCTCATTTATCTCATCAAGAAAAAAACGGTTCCCGACCATAAGCATTCCCTCTGGTATTACACGGGGGGAATGACCTTGTTCTTTTTCGCCATTCAGATCGCCACCGGCATTCTGCTTTTGCTCTACTACCGGCCCAGCGCCGAGGCGGCCTACGAATCCGTGCAGTTTATCATGACCGAGGTGAAGTTCGGCTGGCTCATCCGCTCGTTGCATTCCTGGTCGGCCAATTTGCTCATCGGGGCGCTTTTCGTGCATATGTTTTCGGTCTTTTTCATGAAGGCCTACCGCAAACCGCGCGAGCTCACCTGGTTTTCGGGATCCTTTCTTTTGTTTTTATGTCTGGCGTTCGGTTTTTCCGGTTACCTGCTCCCTTGGAACAAACTGGCCTACTTTGCCACCAAGGTTGGAACGGACATCGCCGGACAGATTCCAATTTTGGGGCATTCCGTCCTGGTGTTTTTGCGGGGCGGGGAGGAAGTGTCGGGTGCCACTTTGACCCGATTTTTTGGTTTCCACGTGGCGATTTTGCCGGCGGCGGCCACTTTTCTTCTGCTTTTGCATCTGATTTTGGTGCAACTGCAGGGGATGAGCGTACCGCCCGCTCTCGAGAATAACCCGAATAAAAAGAGCATCCCCTTTTTTCCCCATTTTCTTTTGCGCGACCTGTTGGGCTGGCTTTTGGCGCTTCTTTTACTGGTGGTTTTGGCCTCCATTTTTCCGTGGGAACTGGGGGAAAAAGCGGATCCCTTGGCCCCCGCCCCCGCCGGCATCAAGCCGGAATGGTACTTCGTCTTCATGTTCCAGACCCTGAAGTTTCTGCCGGCGGAAATTTTGTTCATTCCCGGCGAACTGGTGGGAATCGCCGCCTTCACGGTGGGAGGCATTCTTTTGCTTTTCGTTCCGCTTCTGGACAAAAATCCGGCCGGGCGCTCGGGCCGCTGGATTAGCCGCATTGGCTGGGGGGTGGTGGTCTATATGGTGGTGTTTACGATTCTGGGATATCTATGGCCGGCGACAAAATGA
- a CDS encoding cytochrome c3 family protein — protein sequence MKRWFKKFVRTGSYASALTGLLIFSARAQDTCLECHRQMEENLKTPTLHIEADVHYQRGISCAGCHGGDPKEEDPDLSMSPARGFIGVPKPQQIPSFCARCHSDVEYMKHYNPKLPTDQLAQYRTSVHGKQLAKGDTNVATCISCHGVHGILRPTDTRSPVFKTNVPKTCAGCHADKKRMAAYKIPTNQYHDYLESVHGKLLLEKKELSAAACTDCHGNHGASPPGLSDVAGACGECHPSNRDLFEKSPHKEPFQKAKLPQCAACHGNHKVLPPTDEFLGVGEGAVCVQCHKSGSKGYETAAVFKALLDSLKAATEEARGLVKKAEVAGVKVGLTKFDLRACEDVIVHSRSELHAFNLADFRALIQDGMTKAERVKKASLVSLEDLEIRRKGLIFSGVLILFLCIGLWLKIRKLDRERGNPSVKS from the coding sequence ATGAAGCGTTGGTTCAAAAAATTCGTCCGAACCGGTTCTTACGCGTCGGCACTGACCGGCTTGCTTATCTTTTCGGCCCGGGCCCAGGACACCTGCCTCGAATGCCACCGGCAGATGGAGGAAAATCTTAAGACGCCCACCTTGCATATCGAAGCGGACGTGCATTACCAGCGGGGAATTTCCTGCGCCGGCTGCCACGGCGGCGACCCGAAGGAGGAAGACCCCGATTTGTCAATGAGTCCGGCCAGGGGATTCATCGGCGTTCCCAAACCGCAGCAAATTCCTTCCTTCTGCGCCCGCTGCCACTCGGATGTGGAATACATGAAGCATTATAACCCCAAACTTCCCACCGACCAGCTGGCGCAGTACAGAACCTCCGTTCACGGAAAGCAACTGGCCAAGGGGGACACCAACGTCGCCACCTGTATCTCCTGCCACGGCGTGCACGGTATTCTGCGCCCCACCGATACCCGCTCCCCGGTTTTCAAGACCAATGTTCCCAAGACCTGCGCCGGCTGCCACGCCGACAAAAAAAGAATGGCCGCCTACAAAATTCCGACCAACCAGTATCACGATTATTTGGAAAGCGTGCACGGAAAGCTGCTTTTGGAAAAAAAGGAGTTGTCCGCGGCGGCCTGCACGGACTGCCACGGCAACCACGGGGCCTCCCCGCCGGGGCTTTCGGACGTGGCGGGGGCCTGCGGGGAATGCCACCCCTCCAACCGGGATTTGTTTGAAAAATCCCCTCACAAGGAGCCGTTCCAAAAGGCAAAACTGCCGCAGTGCGCCGCCTGCCACGGCAACCACAAAGTGCTTCCGCCGACCGATGAATTTTTGGGCGTGGGGGAAGGGGCGGTCTGCGTCCAATGCCACAAGTCCGGGAGCAAAGGATACGAAACCGCGGCGGTTTTCAAGGCGTTGCTCGATTCGCTGAAGGCTGCAACGGAAGAAGCCCGCGGGCTGGTGAAAAAAGCGGAGGTGGCGGGCGTCAAGGTGGGGTTGACCAAGTTTGATTTGCGGGCCTGCGAGGACGTCATCGTCCATTCCCGCTCGGAACTGCATGCCTTCAATCTGGCCGATTTCCGGGCCTTGATTCAGGACGGCATGACGAAGGCGGAACGGGTAAAGAAGGCCTCGCTCGTCTCGCTCGAAGACCTCGAAATCCGCCGCAAGGGCTTGATTTTTTCGGGCGTTTTGATTCTGTTCTTGTGCATCGGCTTGTGGCTGAAAATCCGCAAGCTGGACAGGGAAAGGGGAAATCCTTCGGTCAAATCTTGA
- a CDS encoding NapC/NirT family cytochrome c, translating to MKGFFSRISRNLVSFSGLLAAFVSAALIITILAIDILGFHINPYIGILVYLILPAILIVGVALIPVGLALERRRQHLQKGLPRELALPRIELDLNRPDLRRRISWLVAVLAIFLSVLSTAAYKAVEFMDSVTFCGKVCHEVMEPEFVTYSLSPHSRVACVSCHIGPGAPWFVKSKISGVRQVFAVMLNTYEKPIPTPVANLRPARETCEQCHWPQKFHGEQLRVITKFSEDEKNTPLKTVLLLRTGGGDKKTGIAEGIHWHMNIANEITYIATDSERQVIPWVRLKDLWGNVTEYKTPDFNPSPDSLAKLPVRTMDCVDCHNRPTHIYRLPEEAVDEAMLARQMNPNLPYLKKVSVALLKAEYPDKPAALAKIKGGLVGYYKQNYPALAVAWEEDVLKAAEKTAEIYANNIFPKMKITWGTYKNNIGHQNFPGCWRCHDDNHTSKEGKSIRQDCDQCHSLLAVDEENPKPVIETLPIR from the coding sequence ATGAAAGGCTTTTTTTCGCGAATCTCGCGCAACCTGGTCAGTTTCTCGGGCCTTTTGGCCGCTTTCGTCTCGGCGGCCTTAATTATCACCATTCTGGCCATCGACATCCTCGGTTTTCACATCAATCCCTATATCGGAATTCTGGTTTATTTGATTCTGCCGGCCATTTTGATCGTCGGCGTGGCTTTGATTCCGGTCGGGCTGGCCCTGGAGCGGCGCCGGCAGCACCTCCAGAAGGGGCTCCCGCGGGAGCTGGCCCTGCCGCGAATCGAACTGGACCTGAATCGGCCGGATTTGCGGCGCCGGATTTCCTGGTTGGTGGCCGTTTTGGCCATTTTCCTTTCCGTGCTGTCCACGGCCGCCTACAAGGCGGTGGAGTTCATGGACTCCGTGACTTTCTGCGGCAAGGTCTGCCACGAGGTGATGGAGCCGGAGTTCGTCACCTACTCCCTGTCCCCCCATTCCCGGGTGGCCTGCGTCTCCTGCCACATCGGGCCGGGGGCCCCCTGGTTCGTCAAGAGCAAAATCTCCGGCGTGCGGCAGGTGTTTGCCGTCATGCTGAACACCTACGAAAAACCGATCCCCACGCCGGTCGCCAACCTCCGCCCGGCCCGCGAAACCTGCGAGCAGTGCCACTGGCCGCAGAAGTTCCACGGCGAGCAGCTGCGGGTGATCACCAAATTCTCGGAAGATGAAAAAAACACCCCGCTCAAAACCGTCCTGCTTCTGCGCACCGGCGGGGGGGACAAAAAAACCGGCATCGCCGAGGGGATTCACTGGCATATGAATATCGCCAACGAAATCACCTACATCGCCACCGATTCCGAACGGCAGGTGATCCCCTGGGTGCGGCTGAAGGATTTGTGGGGAAACGTCACCGAATACAAAACGCCGGACTTCAACCCCTCCCCGGATTCGCTGGCCAAGCTTCCCGTGCGGACGATGGACTGCGTGGACTGCCACAACCGTCCCACTCATATCTACCGGCTTCCGGAAGAGGCCGTGGATGAGGCGATGCTGGCGCGGCAGATGAACCCGAATTTGCCATATTTGAAAAAAGTGTCGGTCGCGCTTTTGAAGGCCGAGTATCCGGACAAGCCCGCTGCCCTGGCGAAAATCAAAGGGGGGTTGGTGGGTTACTACAAACAAAACTATCCGGCCTTGGCCGTGGCTTGGGAAGAGGATGTTTTGAAAGCGGCGGAGAAGACGGCCGAAATTTACGCCAATAACATCTTTCCCAAAATGAAGATTACCTGGGGGACCTACAAAAACAACATCGGCCACCAGAATTTTCCGGGCTGCTGGCGCTGCCACGATGACAACCACACATCAAAGGAAGGGAAGTCGATCCGTCAGGATTGCGACCAGTGCCATTCCCTTTTGGCTGTGGATGAGGAAAACCCCAAACCGGTCATCGAGACGCTTCCCATTCGATAG